A segment of the Rhodothermales bacterium genome:
CCGGTCGGATTCGACACGGACGTCAACGGCGCCGCGCTTGGGGAGGCGCGTTGGGGCGCGGCTCGCGGGCTAGACACGGTGCTTTATCTCACGGTGGGCACGGGTATCGGGGGCGGAGCGATTGTTAACGGACGCTGCCTTCATGGACTCGTCCACCCCGAGATGGGTCACTTGATGCTGCCTCGTGCCGAGGGCGACACGTTCGCCGGCCACTGTCCGTACCACGGGCCGTGCCTGGAAGGGATGGCTACCGGTCCGGCGATCGAGGCACGCTGGGGGAAGCCGGCGCCGCAGCTTCCGTCCGACCATCCGGCCTGGGCCATCGAGGCCCATTACCTGGCCATGGCGCTGGTCAATTATATCCTCACCCTGTCGCCGCAACGCATCGTGATGGGCGGCGGGGTGATGGACCAGCAGCACCTCTTCCCGATGATCCGGTCGCGCGTCCAGAAGGCGCTCAACGGGTACGTCCAGCATCCCGCCATCCTGCAGAACATGGACGCGTACATTGTCCCGCCCGGCCTGGGCGACCGGGCCGGCGTCTTGGGAGCGATCGCCCTTGCGATGGACGCATTGAACGTTTAAACGGTGGGGCGTTAAACAGTCGACATCCAACGCTCCAACCCCAGAAGGCCTTATGCTACAGGAGCAAAGCCGGCTTTTTCAGCGCATGCTGTTCGCGGCGGACCTGGTGATGGTCACGCTGGGCTGGATCGTCGCGTGGTTCATCCGCTTCCAGCTCCTCACCCCGCCCGAGTGGCTCCCCCTCGAGCGCTATATGGCGATTTTCCCGTGGGTGCTCATTCTGTCGATGGGCGTCTTCACCCTCTCGGGCCTGTATGCGCCGGACCGCGCGCAGCGGCTCCCGAGGCTCATCTTCACCGTCGCCCGCGCCGTCTTACTGGGGCTGCTCATCGTCGCCGCGTCGCTTTCGTTTTACCGTGCGCTCTATTTCTCGCGCCTGCACATGATCCTCTTCGGCCTGCTGACGCCGGGGCTCATGATCGTAGTGCGCGTGATCCTGTTCACCCTGATTCGCCGGGCGCGGGCGCGGGGGAAGTACCAGCGGAGGGTGTTGATCGCCGGCGCGGGTAAAGCTGGCCGGCGGCTACAGAATGCCTTCGAGGCCTACCCGTGGATGGGCCTCCAGGTGGTGGGTTTTTTGGATG
Coding sequences within it:
- a CDS encoding ROK family protein; amino-acid sequence: MNTDQPLYGGIEAGGTKFVCTIASGPDDVRAIERFPTTSPAETFARALAFFRAHDVRLQAIGIASFGPVDPDPSSPYVGYITTTPKAGWANTDFGGYIGRELGVPVGFDTDVNGAALGEARWGAARGLDTVLYLTVGTGIGGGAIVNGRCLHGLVHPEMGHLMLPRAEGDTFAGHCPYHGPCLEGMATGPAIEARWGKPAPQLPSDHPAWAIEAHYLAMALVNYILTLSPQRIVMGGGVMDQQHLFPMIRSRVQKALNGYVQHPAILQNMDAYIVPPGLGDRAGVLGAIALAMDALNV